In Brevibacterium zhoupengii, the following are encoded in one genomic region:
- a CDS encoding NADP-dependent oxidoreductase — protein MRRSVQYTQNGDIDQLHIVEANAPSVGPGEVRVAVRYAGLNPVDLAVVGGAFGEAAGPKGNGADFSGVVDSVGDDVTDFSPGDLVFGGRPFRSQTTHLLIRDPADRLDKIPRGLGTEVAGGLYIAGRTAVAGIRALAITSGETVLVTGASGGVGIIAAQLALNLGARVIGTASQANHAALRNLGIEPIAYGDGLEARLREAAPEGIAAAFSTQDEAEVARLLSLDIPARRINSIGAGPQVADTYGVNIAGEAVAERGDLAWLAKAIAYGHVHVSVAGVFALEEVQSAYRFLKGSHPVGKVLLRVDADPLTVDQREFLSS, from the coding sequence ATGAGGCGCAGTGTTCAGTACACCCAGAACGGCGATATCGACCAGCTCCACATCGTCGAGGCCAACGCTCCCTCTGTGGGGCCGGGCGAGGTTCGTGTCGCGGTCCGCTATGCCGGACTCAACCCCGTCGATCTTGCGGTCGTCGGGGGCGCCTTCGGTGAGGCTGCTGGCCCGAAGGGCAATGGCGCTGACTTCTCGGGCGTCGTTGACAGCGTCGGTGACGATGTCACCGACTTCTCCCCCGGTGATCTCGTCTTCGGGGGTCGCCCGTTCCGGTCACAGACGACTCACCTGCTCATCCGGGACCCGGCAGACCGTCTCGACAAGATTCCCCGTGGCCTCGGCACCGAGGTGGCCGGAGGTCTCTACATTGCCGGGCGCACCGCGGTCGCTGGCATCCGCGCCCTGGCAATCACCAGTGGTGAGACCGTCCTCGTCACCGGCGCTTCGGGCGGAGTCGGAATCATCGCCGCCCAATTGGCGCTGAACTTAGGCGCCCGCGTCATCGGCACGGCCAGCCAGGCCAACCACGCGGCGCTGCGCAATCTGGGCATCGAACCCATCGCCTACGGTGACGGTCTCGAGGCACGGCTGCGTGAGGCTGCTCCCGAGGGCATCGCTGCCGCCTTCTCAACCCAGGACGAGGCCGAGGTCGCACGGTTGCTGAGTCTCGACATTCCAGCGCGGCGCATCAATTCGATCGGAGCTGGACCGCAGGTCGCCGACACATACGGGGTGAACATCGCTGGTGAGGCTGTGGCCGAGCGCGGCGATCTCGCCTGGTTGGCCAAGGCGATCGCCTACGGACATGTGCATGTGTCCGTCGCCGGAGTCTTCGCACTCGAAGAAGTCCAGAGCGCCTACCGGTTCCTCAAGGGATCGCACCCTGTCGGCAAGGTCCTCCTCCGCGTCGATGCCGATCCCCTCACCGTCGATCAGCGCGAGTTCCTCAGCAGCTGA
- a CDS encoding YciI family protein, which produces MAKYLMLKHYKMAPEYMQYTPMEEWTPGEVDAHIGYMNDFAARLKETGEFVDSQALSPEGSFVRFDGEGRPPVTDGPFPETKDLIAGWMVIDVESYDRALELAGELSAAPGAGGEPIREWLELRPFMGVTPCTTD; this is translated from the coding sequence ATGGCTAAGTACCTGATGCTCAAGCACTACAAGATGGCCCCCGAGTACATGCAGTACACCCCGATGGAGGAGTGGACGCCGGGCGAAGTCGATGCTCACATCGGCTACATGAACGACTTCGCGGCGAGGCTGAAGGAGACCGGCGAATTCGTCGACTCCCAGGCTCTGTCGCCCGAAGGGTCCTTCGTCCGGTTCGATGGAGAGGGCAGGCCGCCGGTCACCGACGGTCCCTTCCCTGAGACTAAGGACCTCATCGCCGGGTGGATGGTCATCGACGTCGAGTCCTACGATCGGGCGCTCGAACTGGCCGGCGAACTCTCCGCGGCACCGGGTGCCGGCGGCGAGCCGATCCGTGAGTGGCTCGAACTCCGTCCGTTCATGGGTGTGACCCCATGTACGACGGACTGA
- a CDS encoding RNA polymerase sigma factor, with product MYDGLRELVPIVIGILERRGADFSTAEDAVQDALIEAFRTWPVNEPRDMKGWLITVAWRKFLDRVRAESARTAREEHAFALDTDAVTTSDDDTVDLYFLCAHPDLSPASAVALTLRAVGGLTTRQIAEAYLVPEATMAQRISRAKRTLSGRRLNRPGSVSAVLRVLYLVFNEGYSGDVDLAAEAIRLTRVLAASIDHPEVSGLLALMLIHHARREARFTSDGALITLGDQDRSMWDSHLIAEGVGILQTALAREELGEFQVQAAIAALHADAQRVEDTDWPQIVEWYDELLKLNDSPIASLNRAVAIGEADGPVAGLAELGRLDETLPRYFAVEAHLRERAGEDEAAAKLYVEAAAKASNLAERDHLIRQAARLNSER from the coding sequence ATGTACGACGGACTGAGGGAGCTCGTCCCCATCGTGATCGGCATCCTCGAGCGGAGGGGAGCAGACTTCTCCACCGCCGAGGATGCCGTTCAGGATGCCCTGATCGAGGCCTTTCGCACGTGGCCGGTCAACGAACCCCGCGACATGAAGGGGTGGCTGATCACGGTTGCCTGGCGGAAGTTCCTCGACCGCGTCCGTGCGGAGTCCGCGCGCACTGCGCGGGAGGAACATGCCTTCGCACTGGACACTGATGCGGTGACAACCTCGGACGATGACACCGTCGACCTCTATTTCCTGTGCGCCCACCCGGACCTCAGCCCAGCCTCGGCGGTGGCACTGACCCTACGGGCCGTCGGCGGTCTCACCACCCGTCAGATCGCCGAGGCCTACCTGGTGCCGGAGGCGACGATGGCTCAGCGCATCTCCCGAGCCAAACGCACCCTGTCCGGACGCCGACTCAACCGCCCCGGCAGTGTCTCTGCCGTACTCAGAGTCCTCTACCTGGTGTTCAACGAGGGGTATTCGGGCGACGTCGACCTCGCAGCAGAGGCGATCCGTCTCACCCGGGTCCTCGCCGCATCGATCGACCACCCCGAGGTCTCCGGGCTGCTGGCGCTCATGCTCATCCACCATGCCCGCCGCGAAGCCCGGTTCACCTCCGATGGAGCTCTGATCACCCTGGGCGACCAAGACCGGTCCATGTGGGACTCCCACCTCATCGCCGAGGGCGTCGGCATCCTGCAGACCGCGCTCGCCCGCGAGGAACTCGGCGAATTCCAGGTCCAGGCGGCCATCGCCGCACTCCACGCCGATGCCCAACGTGTCGAGGACACCGACTGGCCCCAGATCGTCGAATGGTACGACGAACTCCTGAAGCTGAACGACAGCCCGATCGCGTCCCTCAACCGTGCGGTTGCGATCGGTGAAGCCGACGGGCCGGTGGCCGGACTGGCGGAACTGGGCAGACTCGATGAGACTCTGCCGCGCTACTTCGCCGTCGAGGCCCACCTGCGCGAACGGGCAGGAGAGGACGAGGCGGCGGCGAAGCTCTACGTCGAGGCCGCGGCCAAGGCGAGCAACCTCGCCGAACGCGACCACCTCATACGTCAGGCGGCTCGCCTGAACTCCGAGCGCTGA
- a CDS encoding DNA alkylation repair protein — MVEASVDSVMETLAAMEDPKARAVNERHGDDHGVNLGKLRAVAKELKKNDELAVELWHTGDTAARLVATLIMRPRSYDEQRLDAMLREARVPKVHAWLVNYIVKKSKHAEALRLAWMDDPDPIVASAGWALTSERVNKSPEGLDLSALLDIIEAQMLGAEERLQWAMNETLSYIGIENEDLRPRAIDIGNRLGVLKDYPTPPNCTSPFAPTWITEIVARRQAQ, encoded by the coding sequence ATGGTTGAAGCAAGCGTGGACAGCGTCATGGAGACATTGGCGGCGATGGAGGATCCCAAGGCCCGTGCCGTCAACGAGCGACACGGTGACGATCACGGTGTGAATCTTGGCAAGCTGCGGGCCGTAGCCAAGGAGCTGAAGAAGAACGACGAGCTCGCCGTCGAACTGTGGCACACCGGTGACACCGCGGCCCGTCTCGTCGCGACCCTCATCATGCGCCCACGCAGCTATGACGAGCAGCGCCTCGATGCCATGCTGCGCGAGGCACGTGTGCCGAAGGTCCACGCCTGGCTGGTCAACTACATCGTCAAGAAGTCGAAGCACGCCGAAGCACTGCGCCTGGCCTGGATGGACGACCCCGACCCGATCGTGGCGTCGGCAGGCTGGGCGCTGACCAGCGAGCGAGTGAACAAATCACCCGAGGGCCTTGACCTGTCAGCCCTCCTCGACATCATCGAGGCACAGATGCTCGGCGCCGAAGAGCGCCTGCAGTGGGCGATGAACGAAACCCTGTCCTACATCGGCATCGAGAACGAGGACCTGCGGCCACGGGCCATCGACATCGGCAACCGCCTCGGCGTCCTCAAGGACTATCCGACCCCGCCGAACTGCACCTCCCCCTTCGCACCGACCTGGATCACCGAGATCGTGGCCCGCAGGCAGGCGCAGTGA
- a CDS encoding amidase, with product MTSSTTTSANSGLEFRELHEVSELIRSGRLSSRAATEAMFDRVDELDPHLLSYVTLMRESALAAADDLDERLARGDWLGPLHGVPLAIKDLAYTHDAPTGAGTTIHADFQPDFDATVVARLRAAGAVILGKLRLTEGAFTGHHPDLPTPVNPWEPNTWSGVSSSGSGVATAAGLCYGSLGSDTGGSIRLPSSANGVTGLKPTWGRVSRNGIFPLAPSLDHIGPMTRSARDAAIILEAIAGHDPNDPTSVLEPVPRYSQQLRLETTPVVGFDRELAAEHFDDVTNEMLESTIEVLLDLGWRVLDVRTPDLPAAAQEWTALCGIETAGVHAENYPSRSAEYGPDLAGLIEIGRGLSAVDYHELLESRRAFTGRMRALMSDIDLLLLPGIGAASPTISQMENLGSDAELFAGVTIPTAPIDNCGMPSITLPAGFTERGTPLAAQFVAGDFKEGLLLAAGHTFQQATDFHRQHPHIVAV from the coding sequence ATGACCAGCAGCACAACCACCTCGGCGAACAGCGGACTCGAGTTCCGTGAACTGCACGAGGTCTCGGAGCTCATCAGATCCGGGCGGCTGAGCTCCCGGGCAGCCACCGAGGCCATGTTCGACCGGGTCGACGAACTCGACCCCCATCTCCTGTCCTACGTCACCCTGATGCGCGAATCGGCCCTGGCCGCCGCCGACGACCTCGATGAACGCCTGGCCCGCGGGGACTGGTTGGGGCCGCTGCACGGTGTGCCGCTGGCGATCAAAGACCTCGCCTACACCCATGACGCACCGACAGGTGCAGGCACCACGATCCACGCCGATTTCCAGCCCGACTTCGACGCCACCGTCGTGGCTCGCCTGCGGGCCGCTGGGGCTGTGATCCTGGGAAAGCTGCGCCTGACCGAGGGCGCCTTCACCGGGCATCACCCCGACCTGCCGACCCCGGTCAACCCCTGGGAGCCCAACACCTGGTCAGGAGTCTCCTCGAGCGGTTCGGGCGTCGCCACCGCCGCCGGCCTCTGCTACGGCTCGCTGGGCTCGGACACCGGCGGTTCGATCCGACTGCCTTCCTCGGCCAATGGGGTCACCGGACTCAAACCCACCTGGGGCCGGGTCTCGCGCAACGGCATCTTTCCCCTGGCGCCGAGCCTTGACCACATCGGCCCGATGACGCGCAGCGCACGCGATGCTGCCATCATCCTCGAGGCCATCGCCGGCCACGACCCGAACGACCCGACTTCGGTGCTTGAACCGGTGCCCCGCTACAGCCAGCAGCTCAGGCTCGAGACCACCCCGGTCGTCGGCTTCGACCGCGAACTGGCAGCCGAACATTTCGATGACGTCACCAACGAGATGCTCGAATCCACCATCGAGGTGCTCCTCGACCTCGGTTGGCGCGTCCTCGACGTGCGCACCCCCGACCTGCCTGCGGCGGCGCAGGAATGGACTGCCCTGTGCGGGATCGAGACCGCGGGCGTTCACGCAGAGAACTATCCGTCGAGGTCGGCCGAGTACGGTCCCGACCTCGCCGGCCTCATCGAGATCGGGCGTGGGCTCAGCGCCGTCGACTACCACGAGCTGCTCGAATCCAGGCGGGCATTCACCGGTCGCATGCGCGCGCTCATGTCCGACATCGACCTGCTGCTGCTTCCGGGCATCGGAGCCGCCTCACCGACCATTTCGCAGATGGAGAATCTCGGCTCTGACGCCGAGCTGTTCGCCGGAGTCACGATTCCCACGGCGCCGATCGACAACTGCGGCATGCCCTCGATCACTCTGCCTGCCGGCTTCACCGAGCGCGGCACCCCGCTGGCTGCTCAGTTCGTCGCCGGTGACTTCAAGGAGGGTCTGCTGCTGGCCGCGGGGCATACCTTCCAGCAGGCCACCGATTTCCACCGACAGCACCCTCATATCGTGGCCGTCTAG
- a CDS encoding winged helix-turn-helix domain-containing protein → MNPYISTDDESDDTMDNLGESLTRIESDLNNPTRLGIVASLKNRDRAEFKLLRDSLGVSDSVLSRHISALEKAGLVEVRKGYVGKRPRTWVAITTDGSARLDAHVQALRELAGGGADQQ, encoded by the coding sequence ATGAACCCCTACATCAGCACCGACGACGAATCCGATGACACGATGGACAACCTCGGCGAGTCCCTGACTCGGATCGAATCAGATCTGAACAATCCCACTCGACTCGGAATCGTGGCGAGTCTGAAGAATCGGGACCGGGCGGAATTCAAACTCCTCCGCGATTCCCTCGGCGTCTCCGACTCCGTGCTCTCTCGCCACATCTCCGCCCTTGAGAAGGCGGGGCTGGTCGAGGTCAGAAAAGGCTATGTCGGCAAACGCCCCCGCACCTGGGTCGCCATCACCACGGACGGGAGCGCCCGTCTCGACGCTCATGTTCAGGCCCTGCGGGAGCTCGCCGGGGGCGGTGCTGACCAGCAGTGA
- a CDS encoding flavodoxin family protein has protein sequence MVSILLVHHSPSQATTEIAEAALSGLRMPELGDVDVVVRPALEATAEDVLAADGFVLGTTANFGYISGALKHFFDTTYDAVREPTAGRPFSYWIHGGYDTTGAEVAMKQITTGLGWKLAFDPLIVTGEVTADHLGAATELAATVAAAASS, from the coding sequence ATGGTCAGCATATTGCTCGTTCATCATTCCCCGTCACAGGCAACGACTGAAATCGCCGAGGCGGCCCTGTCCGGACTGCGCATGCCGGAGTTGGGTGACGTCGACGTCGTAGTCCGTCCCGCCTTGGAGGCGACGGCCGAGGACGTGCTCGCCGCCGATGGGTTCGTCCTCGGCACAACGGCGAACTTCGGCTACATCTCCGGAGCCCTCAAGCACTTCTTCGACACCACGTACGACGCGGTCAGGGAGCCGACCGCCGGTCGCCCGTTCTCCTATTGGATCCACGGCGGCTACGACACGACCGGGGCCGAGGTCGCGATGAAGCAGATCACGACGGGCCTGGGCTGGAAGCTCGCCTTCGACCCGCTCATCGTCACCGGCGAGGTCACCGCCGACCACCTCGGCGCGGCCACCGAGCTTGCGGCCACCGTGGCTGCTGCGGCTTCCTCCTGA
- a CDS encoding Sir2 family NAD-dependent protein deacetylase codes for MAVIFDPLRGRTRPEPSHSDEEIIDVLTGAAGTVGIDTSGWAVLTGAGMSTDSGVPDYRGPDAVPRQPMTIQTFLSHPDQRARYWARSWVGWPRMRSARPNAAHLGLAQLPVAGIVTQNVDGLHQAAAREEGSRSPVMDLHGSLDRVICLKEGHMFDRDWVQAQLSELNPDFAKLVGIDPIDVETAPDGDVDLEETADFIVADCPRCGGILKPDVVYFGDSVPPARLQEANRICADASGIVVLGSSLAVLSGLRFVRAAAKAEKPVVIVTDGPTRGDELADYRSISRVGDFVEDWALRGIQGDDDKLQA; via the coding sequence GTGGCAGTCATCTTTGATCCGCTCCGCGGGCGGACACGACCCGAGCCCAGCCACAGCGATGAGGAGATCATCGACGTGCTCACCGGCGCTGCCGGGACCGTGGGAATCGACACCTCCGGGTGGGCGGTGCTGACCGGGGCCGGGATGAGCACGGATTCGGGAGTGCCCGACTATCGGGGACCCGACGCCGTGCCCCGGCAGCCGATGACGATACAGACCTTCCTTTCCCATCCCGACCAGCGCGCCCGCTACTGGGCGCGTTCCTGGGTGGGGTGGCCGCGGATGCGTTCGGCCCGACCGAATGCGGCACACCTGGGGCTCGCTCAGCTGCCCGTCGCCGGAATCGTCACGCAGAATGTCGACGGACTCCACCAGGCCGCGGCACGGGAGGAGGGCAGTCGCAGTCCGGTCATGGACCTGCACGGCAGCCTGGATCGCGTCATCTGCCTCAAAGAGGGACACATGTTCGACCGGGACTGGGTCCAGGCCCAGTTGAGCGAGCTCAACCCTGACTTCGCGAAACTCGTGGGCATCGATCCGATCGATGTCGAGACGGCCCCCGACGGTGACGTGGACTTAGAGGAGACGGCGGACTTCATTGTCGCCGATTGCCCCCGCTGTGGCGGAATCCTCAAACCCGATGTCGTGTACTTCGGTGACTCCGTGCCTCCGGCAAGACTGCAGGAGGCGAATCGCATCTGCGCTGACGCGAGCGGGATCGTTGTGCTCGGATCCTCGCTCGCGGTGCTGTCGGGACTGCGCTTCGTGCGAGCGGCTGCGAAGGCCGAGAAACCGGTCGTCATCGTCACCGACGGTCCCACCAGGGGAGATGAGCTCGCTGACTACCGCTCGATCTCCCGCGTCGGCGATTTCGTGGAGGACTGGGCACTCAGAGGAATCCAAGGCGATGATGACAAGCTTCAGGCATGA
- a CDS encoding TIGR03085 family metal-binding protein — protein sequence MSNLARTERLRLVDTANRAGEDAPTLCEGWTTRDLATHLVIRERHPVAALGIFMPKLEGKREEQERAYASMPYSSLLGLVASPPRWTPGRWPGVESVMNTAEYIVHHEDIRRAEIEWIPRRLSLPENRAVWTACRTALLPFAAKAEGRVTIVSPGFGQHSTGRRSGGSKGSAQEVTITGEPVEILLYLMGRQKHALVDVK from the coding sequence ATGAGCAATCTTGCCCGAACCGAACGCCTCCGCCTCGTCGATACAGCCAATAGGGCCGGTGAAGACGCCCCGACGCTGTGCGAGGGTTGGACGACACGAGACCTTGCCACTCATCTCGTCATCCGCGAACGTCACCCCGTTGCCGCCCTCGGCATCTTCATGCCGAAGCTCGAAGGCAAGCGCGAGGAACAGGAACGGGCGTATGCCTCGATGCCGTATTCGAGTCTGCTGGGTCTCGTGGCATCCCCGCCGAGGTGGACCCCGGGTCGGTGGCCCGGCGTCGAATCCGTGATGAACACCGCCGAGTACATCGTCCACCACGAAGACATCCGACGCGCGGAGATCGAATGGATCCCACGCCGGCTGTCCCTGCCGGAGAACCGTGCCGTGTGGACAGCGTGCCGAACCGCACTCCTGCCCTTCGCCGCCAAGGCCGAAGGCCGCGTCACGATCGTCAGCCCCGGATTCGGCCAGCACAGTACGGGCAGAAGATCCGGCGGGAGCAAGGGCAGCGCCCAGGAGGTCACCATCACCGGAGAGCCCGTGGAGATCCTGCTCTACCTGATGGGCCGACAGAAGCATGCCCTCGTCGATGTGAAGTGA
- a CDS encoding DUF4190 domain-containing protein, producing the protein MNPTPNSDYTAETNYPSTTGYPSTTGSQGYLESNQGYNTGAQPPQSYRARAEEDPGKVLGIISLVATLSTFLGFNFLGPIVGIITGHMARKNSRSAGFADNEMGKWGFILGIVFVSVAALGGLLGLSIAGFAGLAGLLGA; encoded by the coding sequence ATGAACCCCACCCCCAACTCCGACTACACAGCAGAGACCAACTACCCCTCGACCACCGGATATCCCTCAACCACCGGCAGCCAGGGCTACCTCGAATCGAACCAGGGGTACAACACAGGCGCACAGCCACCGCAGTCCTACCGCGCCAGGGCGGAGGAAGATCCGGGCAAGGTCCTGGGAATCATCTCGCTGGTCGCGACCCTCTCGACCTTCCTGGGCTTCAACTTCCTCGGCCCCATCGTCGGCATCATCACCGGCCATATGGCGCGCAAGAACTCACGAAGCGCGGGCTTCGCCGACAACGAGATGGGCAAATGGGGCTTCATCCTCGGCATCGTCTTCGTCTCAGTGGCAGCACTGGGCGGACTGCTCGGCCTGTCCATCGCAGGATTCGCCGGACTGGCAGGACTCCTCGGGGCCTAG
- a CDS encoding polyamine aminopropyltransferase: protein MSSPTESGNADTVGGSKPITLPLKPGPARFFVLLAVFICASCGMVYELALVTLGSYLLGDTIVQASIVLSVMVFAMGIGSLATKRLTEFAAVAFALIEAALGIIGGLSVILLYLAFAFADIYTVAMVALTFVIGALIGAEIPLLMELVQRIRAQKASSAVADLFAADYVGGLVGGLAFPFVLLPIFGLPRGALAVGITNAVVGILIVLWLFRTEIRTRTQVILAGLLVLIVGGLTVVWVFTDDIEMTTRQRLYRDPIVYSQRTDYQEIVLTESKKTGDTRLYLNGDLQFASADEYRYHESLVHPLMNGPKRNVLVLGGGDGLAVREILKYPDVESVTLVDLDPRVLELAKTSDHFTDFNEDSLDDPRVTTIAADAFTWLREAEHTAYDAVIADLPDPDDVATSKLYSIEFYGLIKQVMSPEARLVVQAGSPYFAPEAYWGIGEAVAEAGLATTPYHVDVPSFGDWGYFLADASEGSEAEEQGPNVTIPRDAPEGLKFATAEVLASSTTFPPDRDRASVGDVEASTLLHPRVLDQERGAWIGY from the coding sequence TTGAGTTCACCGACAGAATCCGGTAACGCCGATACCGTCGGCGGCAGCAAACCGATCACGCTGCCGCTGAAGCCAGGACCCGCCCGCTTCTTCGTGCTCCTGGCCGTCTTCATCTGCGCCAGCTGCGGCATGGTCTACGAGCTCGCGCTCGTCACACTCGGCTCCTACCTCCTCGGCGACACCATCGTTCAGGCCTCGATTGTCCTCTCGGTCATGGTCTTCGCGATGGGCATCGGGTCCCTGGCCACGAAACGCCTGACCGAGTTCGCCGCAGTCGCCTTCGCCCTCATCGAGGCCGCGCTGGGCATCATCGGCGGCCTCTCGGTCATCCTGCTCTACCTCGCGTTCGCCTTCGCCGACATCTACACCGTCGCGATGGTCGCCCTCACCTTCGTCATCGGCGCACTCATCGGCGCGGAGATCCCCCTGCTCATGGAGCTCGTCCAACGCATCCGTGCGCAGAAGGCCTCCAGCGCTGTCGCCGATCTCTTCGCCGCGGACTACGTCGGCGGGCTGGTCGGCGGCCTCGCCTTCCCCTTCGTCCTGCTCCCGATCTTCGGCCTGCCAAGAGGGGCTCTGGCGGTGGGGATCACGAACGCCGTCGTCGGCATCCTCATCGTGCTCTGGCTCTTCCGCACCGAGATCCGCACCCGCACGCAGGTCATCTTGGCTGGCCTGCTCGTCCTCATCGTCGGCGGGCTCACCGTGGTCTGGGTGTTCACCGATGACATCGAGATGACGACCCGGCAGCGCCTCTACCGCGACCCGATCGTCTACTCCCAGCGCACGGACTACCAGGAGATCGTGCTCACCGAGTCGAAGAAGACCGGGGACACAAGGCTCTACCTCAATGGGGACCTGCAGTTCGCTTCGGCCGACGAATACCGTTATCACGAGTCCCTGGTCCACCCGCTCATGAACGGGCCCAAGCGCAATGTCCTCGTTCTCGGCGGCGGGGACGGACTGGCTGTGCGGGAGATCCTCAAATATCCCGATGTCGAATCGGTGACGCTCGTCGACCTCGACCCCCGCGTCCTCGAACTCGCCAAGACCTCGGACCACTTCACCGACTTCAACGAAGACTCCCTCGACGATCCCCGTGTGACGACCATCGCCGCCGATGCCTTCACCTGGCTGCGCGAAGCCGAGCACACGGCCTACGATGCGGTCATCGCCGATCTGCCTGACCCGGACGATGTCGCCACCTCGAAGCTCTACAGCATCGAGTTCTACGGACTGATCAAGCAGGTCATGTCCCCCGAGGCCAGGCTCGTCGTTCAGGCCGGCTCCCCGTACTTCGCTCCGGAGGCCTATTGGGGTATCGGGGAAGCCGTCGCTGAGGCGGGCCTGGCCACCACGCCCTATCACGTCGATGTCCCCAGCTTCGGTGACTGGGGCTACTTCCTCGCCGATGCCTCCGAAGGCAGTGAAGCCGAGGAGCAGGGCCCGAACGTGACAATCCCCCGGGATGCTCCCGAGGGATTGAAATTCGCGACGGCTGAAGTGCTCGCGTCCTCCACCACGTTCCCGCCCGACCGTGATCGGGCTTCCGTCGGTGATGTTGAGGCCTCGACCCTGCTCCACCCTCGTGTGCTCGACCAGGAGCGCGGAGCCTGGATCGGGTACTAG
- a CDS encoding DUF350 domain-containing protein — protein sequence MLADLFLEIGIVLSYAVSGLALMLIGYFVVDLLTPGKLHVILWQQKSKNAVILVASDLLGVAIIVIAAIRASADDFVFGIISTLVFGIVGIILMALSFLLIDAFTPGKLGDMIKPDAFHPEVWVNASAHVGIAGIMAAALL from the coding sequence ATGTTGGCAGACCTCTTCCTTGAGATCGGGATCGTCCTCTCCTATGCCGTGAGCGGCCTCGCGCTCATGCTCATCGGCTACTTCGTCGTCGACCTCCTCACCCCGGGAAAGCTGCACGTCATCCTCTGGCAGCAGAAGTCGAAGAATGCCGTGATCCTCGTCGCCTCCGACCTCCTCGGTGTGGCGATCATCGTCATCGCCGCGATCCGGGCCAGCGCGGATGATTTCGTCTTCGGCATCATCTCCACCCTGGTCTTCGGCATCGTCGGCATCATCCTCATGGCCCTGAGCTTCCTGCTCATCGACGCCTTCACCCCCGGCAAGCTCGGCGATATGATCAAACCCGATGCGTTTCACCCTGAAGTGTGGGTCAATGCCTCCGCTCACGTGGGCATCGCGGGCATCATGGCCGCAGCGCTCCTTTGA
- a CDS encoding DUF2617 family protein has protein sequence MTLTPPLTHPVPSQHLSVDVAFADTSAQALTFSLAHGRITPLASDFIDLPSSNGQDRLQLELHVIGSSHQVILSESDTDAFIETFACLGEDERPGWDTTRTTAGSWSGFTRHQFRSELTDVTGSFSDAAAEVVARSSAHDRHLVVDFPGEPGALTALALTDCSSEQLSWQSWHCYPQHRQIVHSHSQLRRRS, from the coding sequence ATGACACTCACTCCCCCATTGACACACCCGGTGCCGTCCCAGCACCTGAGCGTCGACGTGGCCTTCGCCGATACGTCTGCCCAGGCGCTGACCTTCAGCCTCGCCCATGGCCGCATCACCCCTCTGGCCTCCGACTTCATCGACCTGCCGTCGTCGAATGGGCAGGATCGTTTGCAGCTCGAGCTCCACGTCATCGGCTCCTCCCACCAGGTGATCCTGAGCGAGAGCGACACCGACGCCTTCATCGAAACCTTCGCCTGCCTCGGCGAGGATGAGCGTCCCGGCTGGGACACGACTCGCACCACCGCTGGATCCTGGTCGGGATTCACCCGACATCAGTTCCGCAGTGAGCTCACAGATGTGACAGGCAGCTTCAGTGATGCCGCCGCTGAGGTGGTGGCCCGTTCGAGTGCCCACGACCGTCACCTCGTCGTTGACTTCCCCGGTGAACCGGGTGCGCTGACGGCGCTGGCACTGACCGACTGCAGTTCCGAGCAGCTCTCCTGGCAGAGCTGGCACTGCTATCCGCAGCACCGTCAGATCGTGCACAGCCACAGTCAGCTGAGGAGGAGATCATGA